The Desulfovibrio sp. Huiquan2017 genome includes a region encoding these proteins:
- a CDS encoding 4Fe-4S binding protein, which yields MKALRAARMERCIGCHSCSLACARQVHKVLSWNKAGIRISSAGGLSTGFEARLCLACHPAPCAEACPTGSLSQRRDGGVIQKRNLCIRCGQCAEACPVDAIFLDHQVNPYVCIHCGQCVAYCPHDCLEMVDLPRREEEER from the coding sequence ATGAAAGCTCTCAGAGCGGCCCGCATGGAACGATGCATCGGCTGCCACTCCTGTTCGCTGGCCTGCGCCCGGCAGGTCCACAAGGTCCTTTCCTGGAACAAGGCGGGCATCCGCATCTCGTCGGCGGGCGGATTGTCCACCGGCTTCGAGGCGCGACTCTGCCTGGCCTGCCACCCGGCCCCCTGCGCCGAGGCCTGCCCCACGGGCTCCCTTTCCCAGCGCCGCGACGGCGGCGTGATCCAGAAGCGCAACCTGTGTATCCGTTGCGGCCAGTGCGCCGAGGCCTGCCCGGTGGACGCCATCTTCCTGGACCACCAGGTCAACCCCTACGTCTGCATCCATTGCGGTCAATGCGTGGCCTACTGTCCCCACGACTGCCTGGAGATGGTCGATCTGCCCCGCAGGGAAGAGGAGGAACGATGA